Genomic window (Maylandia zebra isolate NMK-2024a linkage group LG11, Mzebra_GT3a, whole genome shotgun sequence):
AGAGTGATTTATGCCGCGTTTTGCAGCTTttggagttttttctttttctttttgaaaaaaaggctttaattttGCCTGTTTCTGTGTTCAGTGCTGTTTATTGGCAGGTTTTGTACCAGTATGAGTCTGCCAGCCTCAGTGAACATAAAAGCTGCAGATgtaggctgttttttttttttcctccctggaGTTGCAGCAATGGGATGACTGCACTGCACAAAAGACAATGTGAGGCAGGAGCTGGGGTTTTATGCGTGCAAGCTTATATACTCTATAGCAGAAAGTTAACGGTTACATAATTGCTGAAACAAAATGATGCTACTCAGAAAATAACAGCAACTCTCcaccacaaacttagacacaACACAAGGCTGGGGTCCTTAGCAGGTAGTAGAAGACAGGATAATTACCAAGCCTACCAATTATAAAATTAGATATTTGTTTTAACTTTGGCTGGATCATTAACAGTGTGGGGCAGCCctgctgcctttttttttttttttcttcattttgcaCCACTCGGTTAGCATGCAGTGTTTCACCATAACCACCAGAGGGACCCGCCTGAGTTTATTGTTCTCCCTGCTGTGCTATGCTGCTCCCACTTTTCGCATCCAGTCCAACACTGCAAACCAGCACCTGAGCTCATCTTCACCTCTGCACTGCAGCCATGGACACCAcaggtttgtttctttgtttgtttttcctgttgaaATGAAACGCGTACAAAAAGTTCTTTTGCAGATCAGGAACAAATTGAAATCACTGCTTTCATTTTCACACCTATGTTTATGCTGTTCCATTGCTGCATTGTTTGCTAGAGTTGTGGGAAACAGTTTAGCTGCTGATGCACGGAGTGTCATAACACAGGGAGTTCCTGAGTAAATGTCCCCGCTGGAATGGACAGATCAAATATTAAGTACTTCTCTAAAACAGTTCTCGGATTTTGTGGAAGGGGGAAACCTGTGGGAAGAAAAACTGTCTGCTCAGCCACTTGCTGAGAAACTGAGGGTTCCGCAATATGCAAGCTGCATTATTGGCATCCAGACATCTTAATTGCTTAGCACGGGCTTGCTCGTTTATGTTTCTAAAAAGTCACTATGTTGATGAGGGGTGGACTCCTTAAATTGCttattttagtttattattattaatctttttttttaaatatcttccTAACTTCAAGTTCTTGTTTAACTCAATTTAAGATCTTTTTATCCTCTGCTGCTGGGATGACACCTCTGTATCCTGCTGCTGGCTTCTAACCCATTTTTTCTGCTGAGCCAAGATGCTGCAGTCAAGGGGGAAAAATACTCCTGAGGAGTTGTGGAGCCAATTCTGCACACTGGGAAGCTGAAAAGCTTGATTTCCCTTGTAGTGCATTAAAAAGCTTTGTAATGATCCCATTACTGTTGTGGCCAAAtaaacacttttaaaatgtgGTTTATAACTTGACACTCTTTCTTTGCAGAAACAGTGTTTCCAGACCAAAGCGACTTCGAATATGGTAAGATTTATGttgtttattcatttcaaaGATCAAAGCCAAATGAGTGTTGTATTTCTACTGATAGCATTCTTTAAATACACAATAAATTCCTATAAGTGTTTCGTGTGTGGTTTTTGTTCCTTTTAGATTATGAGACATTGCGGACAACAGGGGTTATCCTTGCTGTCATTATGTTTGTCTCTGGCATATTAATAGCCCTGAGTAAGTTTAGACTTTAAAATatctgtaaaaatatatatgtaatgCAAAGGCTTTGTAACATATATCAatataaaaatattgttttggtAACTCATCTATCATTCCTCAAACAGGTAAAAAATTCACAAAATGTGTAAAATCCTCATCCAAGTAAGAGTTTAGCAGATGATCCCCCCCTGTGCATGTTGTATGAATTTGccatcttttttaaaataaaaaaatatatatatttatatatcctACATTTCCTCCCCCCCTATCCCTGCACTGGATGCCTCTTCTCAAAATGCCCCTATTCTGCTCTTTGCACACACACTTCCAACACATTTATAAGATTACACAGATGTGGCAAATCACATGCGCATAGTAAGCATTTCTGAATGGACGCATCACTCTTCCTGTGTTGGTAGTGAATGGGCAGTGTCGATTCTCAGATTGTTGCATGCTGCTTGTATAGTAAGACTGGAAGAAAGGCGagagctgctgtttaaatgggGCAAAAGCTGCATATTGGTCTATAGTTACACTTAGAAGCCTGTGGCTTCAACTGCATCTAGATCTACCTGATATTGCAACCCCGATAATGGAAACACGTCAAGTTGAAGTTGTTGCCACAGTATTCGAACCGCACGAGTATGTTTTTATTGGAATTATTGATGAATTTAATTTTGAAGTCACCTCTTGACTAATTTCCTCCTTTGTTTTTCTAATTGCAGTTCCAGCTCATCTGGTACTCAAATCCCAAAGACGGAAGGTAATTTCATTTATCTAGATGGAACTGTTTAGAGTGACTGTGTGCGCTAAAACTTTgctatttttccatttttctctctgacttatttccttttcttttgcagtACCTCCTCCAACTGTATAGGCATTACAGCACAagcttgaaaacaaaaacagaagccCATGCTAGCAAATAGATACAAGtagatcagctgtgttggtggCCACTCCTCTTATGGATAACATACCTCTGATGGGTGATTGATAAACAGGGTTTTCTTATACAACCTGACCTCATCCCATATTATTTGGCAAAGCTGCAAAACATCTGTCTGTAGATTACTCTGTGTagtgtttaagatgaaaaagaaatgacaaggACACTCAATGTTCACATCAAACACAGGAAATGGGTGTGGTTTCTCTTCTACATCTTTTACTgttataaaacaataaaatcaagaGCATGATTACAAAATTAGAAATGTGTCCATCATGTGTACAGCAATTGAAACTGCATTCATTGAGCCAGTTTAACATTCGTCTTTAtgatttattccttttttttttctcctgcgcAGGATCTTTCAAACAGCAGATCCAGCTGGTAAACCAATCGATGGAAAAACCGAATCATAACAAATCAAAAtttgcaaaatgaaataaatgaaaagtcaACATTCATTTTGAGGTTACCTTTACAAATATAACAGTCAGAGCTGATTCAGTTCTAAAGCAACAGTATTCAATTCCCTGTAAAGGCTAAAAGGGAGACTACTTTCAAATGGATCCCATCTACTCTTGTTATAAGAATGTCAGAAATTATTCTCATGTGAAGCAAGAGTGTAGCaaatgaaaagcatgttcatgagAAATGTTATGTGGTTTTGTTGTGAGATTTCCTTTGTGCTTTACAGGAATTTACAGCGTGTCTAATATAAAGGATGACACATAAGTGAGAGGCTTACTTGTCACTCAGATTACACTCATTTAATCTGTGATTAAGTTTCACTGTCATTGCAGTGAAGGTTGGTTGAAATTGGccttgaaaaataaatactgtgAGTGTAAACAAAAGTGCAAGCTTCTTATGTGTTGCTGTATTTTCCATGCTGCTAATTTCTGAAGCTGAATGTAAACGGGACTGTTCAAAGGGTACCCCGAAGATCAAAAGAACCTGATGGAATTTAAGCACTGTTATCGTCCTCGCACTCATGACTCATGAGTAAAAAGTACAGTCAGTCAGACAATTTGTCACCACACTTACTCATGTAATGCCTCTtcgacaaagaaaaaaaaaaacatattgtctgtcacaatcatttttaaaaacatagagGTTTTACCCTTAAAGTTTCCTTTTCCACAAAGGAAAGTGCACCTGAGGTTACACAAATATGTATGATGCATACAGAAAGGAGGTTCAATCGTACAACAGATTATTCTCATTCCAAACACACATGAAGCACACATACTGATTGATATGACAACCATCACTCACTGTATCATTATGATAATATTTCAACGAGGGGGATTTGAGACAACAAGAGGTCTTTCAGGGACATTGTCCTGGAGCTTATTTTCACGATTTCACAGAAATCAACATAAAACCGGGAGTTTAGcctaacagaaaaataaatattactcCACCTTCGActactactttttttttccaataactAATGCTAATGTTTTGTAGTTCTGTTGTTTCAttgcaaaatgttaaaaaaaataaatatgttactTAAAAACTTTCAAATGCATGCCTGATTTCTAGCAACAGCGTTTCGTGGAAAAGTCTTCACAGAGATATCACATTTCGGAATGAAATCCTTCACTCACAGAGGAATACTTCTGCCTAAGagtagtaaataaataaaacactacagTTTTACAGAAACTAAATACCAAGCAAATTTGAAGCTTTAGAATTAAAGCATCCTTTGTCTATTGCAATGTGAATTACACAGCATTTGGAGATTTATATACCAAAGTAGTCTTGTTTACTCATCAATATATAGGCTGGATACTCCCAGAGTGTCATCAAAATAAAACGTAAACCCCCCTTCTCAACAGAGGAACTATCTTAAAGACATATTCCCTCCAAAATGGGACTACAAATTATCTGAGTCATTCCTGGTCCTGCAAGGACACGATACGTCGACGAGAGGAAGCACTTCGTTTCTTCAGCATGAGCTTGAGCTACAAGTTAGGAGATAAATTAATATAAGTAAACTGAAAAATCAAGTcaatcacaaaaaaaagaaagaaaaaaaaaaaagtgaagataTGGGTGATTACCTGTTCTCCCAGCAGGCCGCTCTGCAGCAGGTGAGCTGGCTGGTCATTCTCCAGATTGCGGATGCTGGGATCAGCTCCTTTGCTCAGCAGCAACTGCAGGATCACCTCCTGGTGGAGGTTACCATGGAGACCGGCTGCCATGTGTAAAGCTGTGTGGCCGTGAGCCTGTGGGGGGAAAAATATAAAAGCCGCATAACTCGGACTGTTCACAGACAGCTATAGCTGTACGCTTACACATTATGTATTTGCGCATAAACACGTGTATGCATAAAATTCTGCTCTGAGTTTCTTGTCAGTGTGGGACTCACTTTCATATTGACAAAGTCTTTCATGTTCGGCAGGGGAATGCTCAGCAGATAACGCACCAGATCAATGTTCCCCTCCTTCACAGCCAAATGCAGCACAGTCTTGTTACTTTTGATTTCCTGGAATTGGAGAATTGGAAGTAATGGGAGAGACATAATGAAACCACAAGTCAGACTAGAACCGCTAAAAAGCGTCAAGCAACaaggagaaaacaaaagagagaaCAAAGAGGGGAATGGTTGGCAGCATGACGACATCTTGGTTAGATAAAACCCCAGGTAGCTTAAAATTCTGCCTTGAAGTACAGGCCTTACTGTGTTGAACTTCACAGTTGACCTACCTGACTGAGAAGGGATGCCCCTGCACCAAGTAGCATCTGCACACAGGAGAGCTTCTCCATAGCTTTGGTCTGAAGATTAACATCTGCATGCCCATTGGTAGACAAAGCCTTCACCGTGACACTGTGAGAAATGGCTGCACAGTGCAGAGGGGTCATCCCTGAgacaaagaaaatatatatcttTTAGGGGTTCCAGTAAATATGTTGGAGTTGGAGCTAAAAGCAAAGATGTTATTTTACCTTCAAAATTGCGGGCCTCCAGGTTGACGGCCGGCCTGCTCGACAGAATCGCCTGCAGAAACAGATCGCTGATTAGATCTCCTCACTCTTatctttgcttgttttgttttttaagtcatGCCAAAGTCATTTAGTAGTTACTGTAGCTTTACCCGCAGAACCCCTGGGAATCCATAGTGGGAAGCCAGATGAAGAGCGGTTTGTCCATTAACGTCACAGGCGTTGATGTCCGCTCCCAAAGACAGCAGATCTTGGACAATGTCTGCCTGGTTTGCCGTCACTGCCACCAGTAAAGCAGTCTGCACAAGCACAggtagtatacacatgtattttAAGAGACCATGTCAACAACAATCAAACtgaatgatgttttttttttttgttcataccTTTCCCTTGTGTTCTTTTGCATCAAGTCTCCCTACATCCCTCAGCCTCTCCGCAGCAGCATAGGCACACTCTCTCAGTCCCTTGGCAGTGTAGATGTGCAGGATGCTGATAGAGAAAGAACACATCACAAATTAGTTATGAATGAGACTACATAATTGTGGTAATCCCCACAGCCAATTTCACTCTATTTTCTCTCACG
Coding sequences:
- the nfkbid gene encoding NF-kappa-B inhibitor delta; the protein is MHFDKSPKEKPCCTLPTVKKLLEQKRRRETSSVPPCCPTTSTSPVPPATVTQLPPSEPFSCTGAASSYSDMAVSYEQWAPAPESLSFYGNQPGTSFTTTYSHTMTPEYTQQPVHPFVETMSQPYDCLGALSDSSWSLLDPSQTTQLTFSSTMDATKLEEARMLLSRMDYSRTTCQDEDGDTILHIYTAKGLRECAYAAAERLRDVGRLDAKEHKGKTALLVAVTANQADIVQDLLSLGADINACDVNGQTALHLASHYGFPGVLRAILSSRPAVNLEARNFEGMTPLHCAAISHSVTVKALSTNGHADVNLQTKAMEKLSCVQMLLGAGASLLSQEIKSNKTVLHLAVKEGNIDLVRYLLSIPLPNMKDFVNMKAHGHTALHMAAGLHGNLHQEVILQLLLSKGADPSIRNLENDQPAHLLQSGLLGEQLKLMLKKRSASSRRRIVSLQDQE
- the LOC101477135 gene encoding uncharacterized protein LOC101477135 isoform X4; this translates as MQCFTITTRGTRLSLLFSLLCYAAPTFRIQSNTANQHLSSSSPLHCSHGHHRNSVSRPKRLRICSSSSGTQIPKTEVPPPTV